In Myxococcus stipitatus, a single window of DNA contains:
- a CDS encoding cupin domain-containing protein, with the protein MSAPTRSPNNTVARPPRWDSGRRPENEAEDLAGDGADAARAPPPVDKVNLAQKLALFSEHWSPRVVGELNGQHVRLAKLLGPFTWHHHEAEDELFLVLHGRLRMELRDRVVDVEPGEFIIIPRGVEHRPVADEEVHVLLFEPASTLNTGNVREERTVDDVPRL; encoded by the coding sequence ATGAGCGCGCCCACCCGCAGCCCCAACAACACCGTCGCCCGACCGCCCCGCTGGGACTCGGGTCGGCGCCCCGAGAACGAGGCGGAGGACCTGGCCGGAGACGGCGCCGACGCGGCCCGGGCGCCGCCCCCGGTGGACAAGGTCAACCTCGCCCAGAAGCTGGCGCTGTTCTCGGAGCACTGGTCCCCCCGGGTCGTGGGTGAGTTGAATGGACAGCACGTGCGGCTCGCCAAGCTGCTGGGGCCCTTCACGTGGCACCACCACGAGGCGGAGGACGAGCTGTTCCTCGTGCTCCACGGCCGGCTGCGCATGGAGCTGCGCGACCGCGTGGTGGACGTGGAGCCCGGCGAGTTCATCATCATCCCCCGGGGCGTGGAGCACCGCCCCGTCGCGGACGAGGAGGTGCACGTCCTGCTCTTCGAGCCGGCCTCCACGCTCAACACCGGCAACGTGCGCGAGGAGCGCACCGTCGACGACGTGCCCAGGCTGTGA
- the bamE gene encoding outer membrane protein assembly factor BamE domain-containing protein produces MSVDVSPTENLPDASPVAAPTDPRNLFTAFQAGGGKLPRGRWTLALVTALFPVVLGVGIWALVREDATTYRVLTPHGIKSVQGGMTTEQVVALLGRPMTRETDASGADCYRYGQPSMEKEFFLVYAVCYESGKLRDVKMQKYSAWSVDPDRGTFEAPGDAVPGTPPAAPSSATAGSR; encoded by the coding sequence ATGTCAGTCGACGTGAGCCCGACAGAGAACCTTCCGGACGCCTCCCCGGTCGCCGCGCCGACGGACCCGCGCAACCTCTTCACCGCCTTCCAGGCGGGCGGCGGCAAGCTGCCCCGGGGACGGTGGACGCTGGCCCTGGTGACGGCGCTGTTCCCGGTGGTGCTGGGCGTGGGAATCTGGGCGCTCGTCCGCGAGGACGCCACCACCTACCGCGTGCTCACGCCGCACGGCATCAAGTCCGTGCAGGGGGGCATGACGACGGAGCAGGTGGTGGCCCTGCTGGGCCGCCCCATGACGCGCGAGACCGACGCGTCCGGCGCGGACTGCTACCGCTACGGCCAGCCGTCCATGGAGAAGGAGTTCTTCCTCGTCTACGCCGTCTGCTACGAGAGCGGGAAGCTGCGGGACGTGAAGATGCAGAAGTACTCCGCCTGGTCGGTGGACCCGGACCGGGGCACCTTCGAGGCCCCGGGCGACGCGGTCCCCGGCACCCCACCCGCCGCCCCTTCTTCGGCCACGGCCGGCTCGCGCTAG
- a CDS encoding glycosyltransferase gives MPASSPRFSIVVPCFNQGTFLAACLRSLRAQTLPPREIIVVDDGSTDAATLRALEEQCVEGVRLVRQEHRGLAGARNTGIRAATGEWVVPLDVMDELPPEALATYARAIAGAPEVDVWLPDAEFMGLEQGPRQRPCFNAWRQLLEAPEHYGAAVRRAVFDSGVLYDEQAREDGGAWELLIHACVEHGFVARNLEAPALRYRVWGHDRFQARTLRAARAEALSREHPFLQDAEALTRVKRQHAPYLGVATQSQVLAHALGNQHFQDFLVVDDTGRASGGEGLGVFQDVRCARALVSLEDTALALAARADDFLLEKVARTLHHHPAALMWLVTTPADMAWPGAVLTGPEARAPSVRCVGYCLSPRALVDAPAIPQRGDNALADLAHHVERLAPQATLTLVVGTHQSPSEGVALPEVFLETIPAEPSAAVPSNTGRQEQLLLGMRLLGKSAARLSQATLSPDVHSRLLHSRLGDALRARLAEGARPAPVVAPSWPGPLSSARLGEPRMRELHLWAFEQAPRFAPALAPDAGAVLVVLPSLASSRVGQSRARLVRELARLEPHRRLHVLVTREEGAGNALAADLLPHVASAWCLASLESHPKPEDVARLAAQLGVGAVLIADSRIGYDAIPALRKLPRRLRLVAQSHGIQMPVSQDGPVAPCAHVAGRFNNLLDAYAVTSHLTAEQLARDFYVSASKVHVVPPVVEVPRAEARRARVLAEDATPHLLWYTPTVVDDGTQLLLLELMQLWHQRHAHKGPHFIVVTPAEERGWLPRALESRHLLDRVSWRTKVTGDWSSLFADADAVILPTPPPEQPLLVLEAMAAGVPVIASSKAPGMSPELTAQLAWVLENPSRAVDYVRALEYMLDVRETTRVKAEGARAFSATWEPATRHLLELLTPPPVIQSMR, from the coding sequence ATGCCTGCCTCGTCACCTCGCTTCAGCATCGTCGTGCCCTGCTTCAATCAGGGCACCTTCCTCGCCGCGTGCCTGCGCAGCCTGCGCGCGCAGACGCTCCCGCCGCGTGAAATCATCGTCGTCGACGATGGCTCCACGGACGCGGCCACCCTGCGCGCGTTGGAGGAGCAATGCGTGGAGGGCGTGCGGCTGGTGCGGCAGGAGCACCGGGGGCTGGCGGGCGCGCGCAACACGGGCATTCGCGCGGCCACCGGCGAGTGGGTGGTGCCGCTGGATGTCATGGACGAGCTGCCGCCGGAGGCGCTGGCCACCTACGCGCGCGCCATCGCGGGCGCGCCCGAGGTGGACGTGTGGCTGCCGGACGCGGAGTTCATGGGCCTGGAGCAGGGCCCGCGTCAGCGCCCGTGCTTCAACGCCTGGCGTCAGCTCTTGGAGGCGCCGGAACACTACGGCGCCGCGGTGCGGCGCGCCGTGTTCGACTCGGGCGTGCTCTACGACGAGCAGGCGCGCGAGGACGGTGGGGCCTGGGAGCTGCTCATCCACGCCTGCGTGGAGCACGGCTTCGTGGCGAGGAACCTGGAGGCCCCCGCGCTGCGCTACCGCGTGTGGGGACATGACCGGTTCCAGGCGCGGACGCTGCGCGCGGCGCGGGCGGAAGCGCTGTCGCGCGAGCACCCCTTCCTGCAGGACGCCGAGGCGCTGACGCGCGTGAAGCGCCAGCACGCGCCCTACCTGGGCGTGGCGACGCAGAGCCAGGTCCTCGCACACGCGCTGGGCAACCAGCACTTCCAGGACTTCCTCGTGGTGGACGACACGGGCCGGGCCTCGGGTGGAGAAGGGTTGGGCGTGTTCCAGGACGTGCGCTGCGCGCGGGCGCTGGTGAGCCTGGAGGACACGGCGCTGGCGCTGGCGGCGCGCGCGGACGACTTCCTGCTGGAGAAGGTGGCGCGGACGCTCCACCACCACCCGGCGGCGCTGATGTGGCTCGTCACCACGCCGGCGGACATGGCGTGGCCGGGCGCGGTGCTCACCGGCCCGGAGGCGCGCGCGCCGTCGGTGCGCTGCGTGGGCTACTGCCTGTCGCCGCGAGCCCTGGTGGACGCGCCCGCGATTCCGCAGCGTGGGGACAACGCGCTGGCGGACCTGGCGCACCACGTGGAGCGGCTCGCGCCCCAGGCCACGCTCACGCTCGTGGTGGGCACCCACCAGTCTCCCTCCGAGGGCGTGGCCCTGCCGGAGGTCTTCCTGGAGACGATTCCGGCGGAGCCGTCCGCCGCGGTGCCCTCGAACACCGGGCGCCAGGAGCAGTTGCTTTTGGGGATGCGCCTGCTGGGCAAGAGCGCGGCGCGGCTGTCCCAGGCCACGCTGAGCCCCGACGTCCACTCGCGGCTGCTGCACTCGCGGCTGGGCGATGCGCTGCGCGCGCGGCTGGCCGAGGGCGCCCGGCCCGCGCCCGTGGTGGCGCCGAGCTGGCCGGGGCCCCTGTCCAGCGCGCGGCTCGGGGAGCCGCGCATGCGGGAGCTGCACCTCTGGGCGTTCGAGCAGGCCCCACGCTTCGCGCCGGCGCTCGCGCCGGACGCGGGGGCCGTGCTCGTCGTCCTCCCCTCGCTGGCGAGCTCCCGGGTGGGCCAGTCCCGCGCGCGGCTCGTGCGGGAGCTGGCGCGCCTGGAGCCCCACCGGCGGCTGCACGTGCTCGTCACGCGGGAGGAGGGAGCCGGCAACGCGCTGGCGGCGGACCTGCTGCCGCACGTGGCGAGCGCCTGGTGCCTGGCGTCGCTCGAGTCCCACCCCAAGCCCGAGGACGTCGCGCGCCTGGCCGCGCAGCTGGGCGTGGGCGCGGTGCTGATCGCCGACAGCCGCATCGGCTACGACGCGATTCCCGCGCTGCGCAAGCTGCCGCGCCGGCTGCGCCTCGTCGCCCAGTCCCACGGCATCCAGATGCCCGTGAGCCAGGACGGCCCGGTGGCGCCCTGCGCGCACGTGGCGGGTCGCTTCAACAACCTGCTCGACGCCTACGCCGTCACGTCCCACCTCACCGCCGAGCAGCTCGCGCGCGACTTCTACGTGTCCGCCTCCAAGGTCCACGTCGTGCCGCCGGTGGTGGAGGTGCCACGCGCGGAGGCCCGGCGTGCCCGGGTGCTCGCGGAGGACGCCACGCCCCACCTGCTGTGGTACACGCCCACGGTCGTCGACGACGGCACGCAGCTGCTGCTGTTGGAGCTGATGCAGCTGTGGCACCAGCGCCACGCGCACAAGGGCCCCCATTTCATCGTCGTCACGCCCGCCGAGGAGCGGGGCTGGCTGCCTCGCGCGCTCGAGAGCCGGCACCTGCTCGACCGGGTGTCGTGGCGGACGAAGGTGACGGGAGACTGGTCGTCGCTGTTCGCGGACGCGGACGCGGTCATCCTCCCCACGCCTCCGCCCGAACAGCCGTTGCTGGTGTTGGAGGCCATGGCGGCGGGAGTGCCCGTCATCGCCTCGTCCAAGGCGCCGGGCATGTCCCCGGAGCTGACGGCCCAGCTGGCCTGGGTGCTGGAGAATCCCTCGCGCGCCGTCGACTACGTGAGGGCCCTGGAGTACATGCTGGATGTCCGGGAAACGACACGCGTGAAGGCCGAGGGGGCACGCGCGTTCTCCGCGACATGGGAGCCGGCGACACGTCATCTGCTGGAGCTGTTGACACCTCCGCCGGTAATCCAATCGATGCGCTAG
- the ppk1 gene encoding polyphosphate kinase 1 — protein sequence MAKRGGAGRSVTQKPLERDVLPAGVEMDEGLFFNRELSWLAFNDRVLQLAESSDEPLLERLKFVAIYARNLDEFFMIRVARLHEQVRGGVARLVPDGASPTATLDKLHEGIFEQSKRHSAIFEKLLRPALAEKGLRILGARELDAEQRAQVDQRFREQIFPVLTPLAIGLGRHFPYISNLSLSLAVLLKDPEAGEESVARVKVPKELLPRFLPLKGNVFVPLEEVIAQHLGDLFPGMEVLSWSLFRVTRDADFTVSEDAEDLLKAVETELRQRRFGDVIRLEVQAGMSPKLLEPLVEALGLEPRQVYEEQGLLGLGDLQAIAFAPGFPELKDPPWTPVTQPRLRPETDSPEGGTVMAAMRRGDLLVHHPYESFATSVERFVTEAVGDPDVLAIKQTVYRTSDSSPLVPALITATENGKQAVCMVELKARFDERTNIKWANALEEAGVHVVYGIPSLKTHAKAILIVRREGERVRHYVHIGTGNYNPKTARLYTDMGLFTTDPDIGADVADLFNYLTGFGRPKSFRKLLVAPLTMREGLLEHIKRTVVAHTLERPARIQMKMNALVDPGIIRALYDASRAGVRVELNVRGICCLRPGIPGVSENIRVVSTLGRFLEHARVYIFERGAELRCYIGSADLMPRNLDHRVEILAPVEDPTLATQVRDALERNLADNTHAWELQADGNWRRLTPPPGGERRWAQGELMERSTRLAQFQGGRLLP from the coding sequence ATGGCGAAGCGAGGCGGCGCGGGACGCAGCGTCACCCAGAAGCCCTTGGAGCGAGATGTCCTGCCGGCGGGGGTGGAGATGGACGAGGGGTTGTTCTTCAACCGGGAGCTGTCCTGGTTGGCCTTCAACGACCGGGTGCTCCAACTGGCCGAATCCTCGGACGAGCCGCTGCTCGAGCGGTTGAAGTTCGTGGCCATCTACGCGCGCAACCTGGACGAGTTCTTCATGATTCGCGTGGCGCGCCTGCACGAGCAGGTGCGCGGCGGCGTGGCGCGGCTGGTGCCGGACGGCGCGTCCCCGACGGCGACGCTCGACAAGCTGCACGAGGGCATCTTCGAGCAGAGCAAGCGCCACAGCGCCATCTTCGAGAAGCTGCTGCGCCCGGCGCTGGCGGAGAAGGGCCTGCGCATCCTCGGCGCGAGGGAGCTGGACGCGGAGCAGCGGGCCCAGGTGGACCAGCGCTTCCGCGAGCAGATATTCCCCGTGCTCACGCCGCTGGCCATCGGCCTGGGGCGGCACTTCCCGTACATCTCCAACCTGTCGCTGAGCCTGGCGGTGCTGCTGAAGGACCCGGAGGCGGGCGAGGAGAGCGTGGCGCGGGTGAAGGTGCCCAAGGAGCTGCTGCCGCGCTTCCTGCCGCTCAAGGGCAACGTCTTCGTGCCGCTGGAGGAGGTCATCGCGCAGCACCTGGGGGACCTGTTCCCCGGCATGGAGGTGCTCAGCTGGAGCCTGTTCCGCGTCACCCGCGACGCGGACTTCACCGTGTCCGAGGACGCGGAGGACCTGCTCAAGGCGGTGGAGACGGAGCTGCGCCAGCGCCGCTTCGGGGACGTCATCCGCCTGGAGGTGCAGGCGGGCATGAGCCCCAAGCTGCTCGAGCCGCTGGTGGAGGCGCTGGGGCTGGAGCCGCGCCAGGTGTACGAGGAGCAGGGGCTGCTGGGCCTGGGGGACCTGCAGGCCATCGCCTTCGCGCCGGGCTTCCCGGAGCTGAAGGACCCGCCCTGGACGCCCGTCACCCAGCCCCGGCTGCGGCCGGAGACGGACTCGCCGGAGGGTGGCACGGTGATGGCGGCGATGCGACGCGGGGACCTGCTCGTCCACCACCCCTACGAGTCCTTCGCCACGTCCGTGGAGCGCTTCGTGACGGAGGCGGTGGGGGACCCGGACGTGCTCGCCATCAAGCAGACGGTCTACCGCACGTCCGACAGCTCGCCGCTGGTGCCCGCGCTCATCACCGCCACGGAGAACGGGAAGCAGGCGGTGTGCATGGTGGAGCTCAAGGCGCGCTTCGACGAGCGCACCAACATCAAGTGGGCCAACGCGCTGGAAGAGGCGGGCGTGCACGTGGTGTACGGCATCCCCTCGCTGAAGACGCACGCCAAGGCCATCCTCATCGTCCGGCGCGAGGGGGAGCGAGTGCGGCACTACGTGCACATCGGCACGGGCAACTACAACCCGAAGACGGCGCGCCTCTACACGGACATGGGCCTGTTCACCACGGACCCGGACATCGGCGCGGACGTGGCGGACCTGTTCAACTACCTCACCGGCTTCGGCCGGCCGAAGAGCTTCCGCAAGCTGCTGGTGGCGCCGCTCACCATGCGCGAGGGCCTGCTGGAGCACATCAAGCGCACCGTCGTCGCCCACACCCTGGAGCGCCCCGCCCGCATCCAGATGAAGATGAACGCGCTGGTGGACCCGGGCATCATCCGCGCCCTCTACGACGCGTCCCGCGCCGGGGTGCGGGTGGAGCTGAACGTGCGCGGCATCTGCTGCCTGCGCCCGGGCATCCCCGGCGTGTCGGAAAACATCCGCGTGGTGTCCACATTGGGCCGGTTCCTGGAGCACGCGCGCGTCTACATCTTCGAGCGCGGCGCGGAGCTGCGCTGCTACATCGGGTCCGCGGACCTGATGCCACGCAACCTGGACCATCGCGTGGAAATCCTCGCGCCGGTGGAGGACCCCACCCTGGCCACACAGGTGCGCGACGCGCTGGAGCGCAACCTCGCGGACAACACGCACGCGTGGGAATTGCAAGCCGATGGCAACTGGCGCCGCCTGACGCCACCGCCCGGAGGCGAGCGACGCTGGGCCCAGGGCGAGCTGATGGAGCGCAGCACCCGACTCGCCCAGTTCCAGGGGGGGCGCCTGCTCCCTTGA
- a CDS encoding sensor histidine kinase, with protein sequence MGRRWTFARRRVAGFVASLLVALALTAASAVVLGLVRSSHKANLLELSRDLLEVERLRRAFSDKVGSGRGQALTGDSRYARETAAAREDFISTHERLEPRLMGAPDAELLRAVLRSEQEHEQAVRELLAARADGTPRDRKETLAEERVDVARLKAFSLLQRLAATAETRLAEGVEAAVDADRRVLLLTLVTAGLGLALASALAWVLLRRLVPLHAKAADSTRRFQLLVEGVQDYALLLLDAKGRVASWNPGAARITGYQESEVLGATLDRFYPPELVELGVPGKELERARRDGRLRTEGWRTRKDGTRFFAEALINTLLDDEGRVQGFAEVTRDITERQRTERTERLFAEAGRVFQQLLEPELTVAELARMMVPEVADACILYVMAPSGELRPRVVKHVVPEKQVWLWDAVRRYPPPPDAPQGIWQVLRTGRSEWTEDVSPRMLALGTEDAEHLRQMERVGVRSYLAVPLRVGPRAQGVLVLLMSSRERRLTMADQVFVEELAGRAALALDNARLVREARDAVELIGVAAHDLGNPLNTLQLLLRKLRRPDVTPEKLREGLSLATKQTERLGQLLLNLLDVSWLSSGRLVLDVSPVDLADLAHEVVERFSEQARENGCRLFFEAELGLMGQWDRLRLDRVVTNLLSNALKFGQGHPVEVRVERSGPAGARVVVRDQGPGIAPESQRRIFERFEQVPSAGRYAGFGLGLYIVRQLVDAHGGTIHVESAPGQGSTFIVELPLLPLGPRLGAPASPVPPA encoded by the coding sequence GTGGGACGTCGGTGGACGTTCGCGCGGCGCCGGGTGGCCGGTTTCGTCGCGTCCCTGCTCGTGGCGCTGGCGCTGACGGCGGCGTCGGCCGTGGTGTTGGGGCTGGTGCGCTCCAGCCACAAGGCGAACCTGCTCGAGCTGTCGCGCGACCTGCTGGAGGTGGAGCGGCTGCGCCGGGCCTTCAGCGACAAGGTGGGCAGCGGGCGGGGCCAGGCGTTGACGGGGGACTCCCGCTACGCCCGGGAGACGGCCGCCGCGCGCGAGGACTTCATCTCCACCCATGAGCGGCTGGAGCCGCGCCTGATGGGCGCGCCGGATGCGGAGCTCCTGCGCGCCGTCTTGCGCTCCGAACAGGAGCACGAGCAGGCCGTGCGAGAGCTGCTGGCGGCCCGCGCGGATGGGACGCCCCGCGACCGGAAGGAGACGCTCGCGGAGGAGCGCGTGGACGTCGCGCGCCTGAAGGCCTTCTCGCTGCTCCAGCGCCTGGCGGCGACCGCCGAGACGCGGCTGGCCGAGGGGGTCGAGGCCGCGGTGGACGCGGACCGGCGGGTGCTGCTGCTCACGCTGGTGACGGCGGGCCTGGGCCTGGCGCTGGCGAGCGCGCTGGCGTGGGTGCTCCTGCGGCGGCTCGTCCCGCTGCATGCGAAGGCGGCGGACAGCACGCGCCGCTTCCAGCTGCTCGTGGAGGGCGTGCAGGACTACGCGCTGCTCCTGCTGGACGCGAAGGGCCGCGTGGCGAGCTGGAACCCGGGGGCCGCCCGCATCACCGGCTATCAGGAGTCCGAGGTCCTCGGCGCGACGCTGGACCGCTTCTATCCCCCGGAGCTGGTGGAGCTGGGGGTGCCGGGCAAGGAACTGGAGCGGGCGCGGCGGGACGGGCGGCTGCGCACGGAGGGGTGGCGCACGCGCAAGGATGGCACCCGCTTCTTCGCGGAGGCGCTCATCAACACGCTGCTCGACGACGAGGGGCGGGTGCAGGGCTTCGCGGAGGTGACGCGCGACATCACCGAGCGCCAGCGCACCGAGCGCACCGAACGCCTGTTCGCGGAGGCGGGCCGCGTGTTCCAGCAGCTGCTGGAGCCGGAGCTGACGGTGGCGGAGCTGGCGCGGATGATGGTCCCGGAGGTGGCGGACGCGTGCATCCTGTACGTCATGGCGCCCTCCGGCGAGCTGCGGCCCCGGGTGGTGAAGCACGTGGTGCCGGAGAAGCAGGTGTGGCTGTGGGACGCGGTGCGGCGCTACCCGCCGCCCCCGGACGCGCCGCAGGGCATCTGGCAGGTGCTGCGCACCGGGCGCTCCGAGTGGACGGAGGACGTGTCCCCGCGGATGCTGGCGCTGGGCACGGAGGACGCGGAGCACTTGCGGCAGATGGAACGCGTGGGCGTGCGCTCCTATCTGGCGGTGCCGCTGCGCGTGGGGCCGCGCGCCCAGGGCGTGCTGGTGCTGCTCATGTCCTCGCGGGAGCGGCGGTTGACCATGGCGGATCAGGTCTTCGTGGAGGAGCTCGCGGGGCGCGCGGCGCTCGCCCTGGACAACGCGCGCCTAGTGCGCGAGGCGCGCGACGCGGTGGAGCTCATCGGCGTGGCGGCGCACGATCTGGGCAACCCGCTCAACACGCTCCAGCTGCTGCTGCGCAAGCTGCGCCGCCCGGACGTGACGCCGGAGAAGCTGCGCGAGGGGCTGTCGCTCGCGACGAAGCAGACCGAGCGGCTGGGGCAGCTGCTGCTCAACCTGCTGGACGTGTCGTGGCTGTCGTCGGGGCGGCTGGTGCTGGACGTGTCGCCGGTGGACCTGGCGGACCTGGCGCACGAGGTGGTGGAGCGCTTCTCCGAGCAGGCCCGGGAGAACGGCTGCAGGCTCTTCTTCGAGGCGGAGCTGGGACTGATGGGCCAGTGGGACCGGCTGCGGCTGGACCGCGTGGTGACGAACCTGCTCTCCAACGCGCTGAAGTTCGGCCAGGGGCACCCCGTGGAGGTCCGCGTGGAGCGCTCGGGGCCCGCGGGCGCGCGCGTGGTGGTGCGCGACCAGGGGCCGGGCATCGCCCCGGAGTCCCAGCGGCGCATCTTCGAGCGCTTCGAGCAGGTGCCCTCCGCCGGGCGCTACGCGGGCTTCGGCCTGGGGCTCTACATCGTGCGGCAGCTGGTGGACGCGCACGGGGGCACCATCCACGTGGAGAGCGCGCCCGGGCAGGGCTCCACCTTCATCGTGGAGCTGCCGCTGCTGCCGCTCGGGCCGCGGCTGGGCGCGCCCGCCTCACCCGTTCCACCGGCCTGA
- a CDS encoding RtcB family protein, producing the protein MSWKQRLEKAAEGHYVLPKTKTMKVDADLFLSDKLLWGEGTEQPGLEDAVFDQVVNAASFPGVTRVAVTPDCHVGYGVPIGTVVETDGILLPTAAGYDIGCGMVQLQTTLTAEDVADPVKRRQWIDEVTRRIAVGVGASRVQKQRRVSDKAFADVVRHGAKALGRGSAVTERDFVPVEDDRVDIPDRAYEKRGQLGSLGGGNHFTEMQVDEEGRVWVMLHTGSRGFGWNIAKHFFVEGAAQLGLKSRSEDFVWLDADSPMGREYWNLHNMAANFAVANRLIIGEAVCAALEEVFGGTASIYYEISHNLIQKEAGKFVARKGATRAFPAGHPALKRTPWEGSGHPILIPGSMETGSAILFAEEGAAKSIYSVNHGAGRRLSRGEARRVLEQGATDKRMAEAGILLNTRHTPLDESGPCYKNLDDVLETVEMAKLARVARRLKPVACIKGAD; encoded by the coding sequence ATGAGCTGGAAGCAACGTCTGGAAAAGGCCGCCGAAGGCCACTACGTCCTGCCGAAGACCAAGACGATGAAGGTCGACGCGGACCTGTTCCTGTCCGACAAGCTCCTGTGGGGCGAGGGCACCGAGCAGCCAGGGCTGGAGGACGCCGTCTTCGACCAGGTGGTCAACGCCGCGTCGTTCCCCGGCGTCACCCGCGTCGCCGTCACGCCCGACTGTCACGTGGGCTACGGCGTGCCCATCGGCACCGTGGTGGAGACGGACGGCATCCTGCTGCCCACCGCCGCCGGCTATGACATCGGCTGCGGCATGGTGCAGCTGCAGACGACGCTGACGGCCGAGGACGTGGCCGACCCCGTGAAGCGTCGCCAGTGGATCGACGAGGTGACCCGCCGCATCGCCGTGGGCGTGGGCGCCAGCCGCGTGCAGAAGCAGCGCCGGGTGTCCGACAAGGCGTTCGCGGACGTGGTGCGCCACGGGGCCAAGGCCCTGGGCCGGGGCTCCGCCGTCACCGAGCGAGACTTCGTCCCCGTCGAGGACGACCGGGTGGACATCCCCGACAGGGCCTACGAGAAGCGCGGCCAGCTGGGCAGCCTGGGCGGCGGCAACCACTTCACGGAGATGCAGGTGGACGAGGAGGGCCGCGTGTGGGTGATGCTGCACACCGGCAGCCGCGGCTTCGGGTGGAACATCGCCAAGCACTTCTTCGTCGAGGGCGCCGCCCAACTGGGCCTCAAGAGCCGCAGCGAGGACTTCGTCTGGCTCGACGCCGACAGCCCCATGGGGCGGGAGTACTGGAACCTGCACAACATGGCCGCCAACTTCGCGGTGGCCAACCGGCTCATCATCGGCGAGGCCGTGTGCGCCGCGCTCGAGGAGGTGTTCGGCGGCACGGCGAGCATCTACTACGAGATTTCGCACAACCTCATCCAGAAGGAGGCCGGGAAGTTCGTCGCCCGCAAGGGCGCCACGCGCGCGTTCCCCGCGGGGCACCCCGCGCTGAAGCGCACGCCGTGGGAGGGCTCCGGTCACCCCATCCTCATTCCCGGGTCCATGGAGACCGGCAGCGCCATCCTCTTCGCGGAGGAGGGCGCGGCGAAGTCCATCTACTCGGTGAACCACGGCGCCGGCCGCCGCCTGTCGCGCGGCGAGGCCCGGCGCGTGCTCGAACAGGGCGCGACGGACAAGCGCATGGCCGAGGCGGGCATCCTGCTCAACACCCGCCACACGCCGCTGGACGAGTCGGGGCCCTGCTACAAGAACCTGGACGACGTGCTGGAGACGGTGGAGATGGCGAAGCTCGCCCGGGTGGCCCGCCGGCTCAAGCCGGTGGCCTGCATCAAGGGAGCGGACTGA
- a CDS encoding TIGR02266 family protein, giving the protein MTSSSPSARASSPGSREAELARAESELAAQEARVAEQVRATLANADTLATRLEGARAALARAHREPDANPDLGEQAARLQAAALPALDVETHRARALEAREKALEARRRADLEVQAALRTHQEQVAQLGRAVAEAEAALKRQGEASAARARAKEDAARARQAELARAAAAAKAQGQALPASPVARPSVAPDGSEARRNGRVRMHTSIDMRSDSNFFTGFSMDISEGGVFIATVDAPPRGTQVELDFTLPGGRPMKVVGVVRWVREANPKTPELMPGVGVQFTGLPHEVASAIGSFVTTRDPLFYPD; this is encoded by the coding sequence ATGACTTCGTCGTCCCCGTCCGCCCGCGCGTCCAGCCCGGGCTCCCGTGAGGCCGAGCTCGCTCGCGCCGAGAGCGAGCTCGCCGCCCAGGAGGCCCGCGTCGCGGAGCAGGTCCGCGCCACCCTCGCCAACGCCGACACGCTCGCCACCCGCCTGGAGGGCGCGCGCGCCGCGCTGGCCCGCGCCCACCGGGAGCCGGACGCGAACCCCGACCTGGGCGAGCAGGCCGCCAGGCTCCAGGCCGCTGCCCTCCCCGCGCTCGACGTGGAGACCCACCGGGCGCGCGCGCTGGAGGCGCGGGAGAAGGCGCTGGAGGCCCGCCGGCGCGCCGACCTGGAGGTGCAGGCGGCGCTGCGCACCCACCAGGAGCAGGTCGCGCAGCTGGGCCGCGCGGTGGCGGAGGCGGAGGCCGCGCTCAAGCGCCAGGGCGAGGCCAGCGCGGCCCGCGCCCGCGCGAAGGAGGACGCGGCGCGCGCGCGACAGGCGGAGCTGGCCCGCGCGGCGGCCGCGGCGAAGGCCCAGGGCCAGGCGCTGCCCGCCTCGCCCGTGGCCCGGCCCTCCGTGGCGCCGGATGGCTCCGAGGCCCGGCGCAACGGGCGCGTGCGGATGCACACGTCCATCGACATGCGCAGCGACTCCAACTTCTTCACCGGCTTCTCGATGGACATCAGCGAGGGCGGCGTCTTCATCGCCACGGTGGACGCGCCGCCGCGCGGCACGCAGGTGGAGCTGGACTTCACGCTTCCCGGCGGCCGGCCCATGAAGGTGGTGGGCGTGGTGCGCTGGGTGCGCGAGGCCAACCCCAAGACGCCGGAGCTGATGCCAGGCGTGGGCGTGCAGTTCACCGGCCTGCCGCACGAGGTCGCCTCCGCCATCGGCTCGTTCGTCACCACGCGCGACCCGCTGTTCTACCCGGACTGA